One genomic region from Mycobacterium basiliense encodes:
- a CDS encoding phytoene desaturase family protein → MTTAVVVGAGPNGLAAAIHLARQGLDVQVLEASDTVGGGARSGELTRPGLIHDHCSAFHPLGVGSPFWKEIDLQRYGLTWKWPEVDCAHPLDDGSAGVLLQSIDATAAQLGPDGTRWRRAVGDLASGFDELASDLLRPVINVPRHPIRLAAFGPRAALPATVAARWFRTEQARALFGGAAAHVYTRLDRPLTASLGLMILASGHRYGWPVAQGGSGSITAALAAAVAAHGGSITTGVTVTSRSDIPDADIVMLDLSPSQVLAIYGDLMPGLVKRSYRRYRQGSSAFKVDFAIEGGIPWTNANCGRAGTVHLGGSFAEISDTERQRAQGKMVQRPFVLVGQQYLADPSRSADNLNPIWAYAHVPFGYTGDATGAVVDQIERFAPGFRDRIIATVSKSTGELQSYNRNFIGGDIIGGANDRLQVVLRPRVAIDPYRIGVPGVYLCSQSAPPGAGIHGLCGYHAAESALRWLRKRR, encoded by the coding sequence GTGACGACCGCGGTCGTGGTCGGGGCCGGGCCTAATGGCCTGGCTGCCGCCATTCACCTGGCTCGCCAGGGTCTGGACGTGCAGGTGCTTGAGGCCAGCGACACCGTCGGTGGGGGAGCGCGCTCGGGCGAGTTGACCAGGCCGGGGCTCATCCACGATCACTGCTCGGCTTTTCATCCGCTCGGCGTCGGTTCGCCGTTCTGGAAGGAGATCGATCTGCAGCGGTACGGGTTGACGTGGAAGTGGCCGGAGGTGGACTGCGCGCACCCGCTCGACGACGGCAGCGCCGGGGTGCTGCTGCAGTCGATCGATGCGACCGCAGCGCAGCTGGGACCGGACGGCACCCGATGGCGCAGGGCGGTGGGCGACCTCGCTTCCGGATTCGATGAACTAGCAAGCGACTTGCTCCGCCCCGTGATCAACGTTCCGCGACATCCGATCCGGCTTGCTGCCTTCGGCCCGCGTGCGGCGCTGCCGGCCACCGTGGCGGCGCGCTGGTTCCGCACTGAGCAGGCCCGCGCGCTCTTCGGTGGTGCGGCCGCACACGTGTACACCCGACTGGACCGGCCGCTGACGGCGTCGCTGGGACTGATGATCCTGGCCAGCGGGCACCGCTACGGCTGGCCCGTTGCGCAGGGCGGATCCGGGTCGATCACGGCGGCCCTAGCCGCCGCCGTGGCGGCGCATGGCGGCAGCATCACCACCGGTGTGACCGTCACCAGCCGCAGTGACATCCCCGACGCCGACATCGTCATGCTTGATCTCAGCCCGTCACAGGTGCTAGCGATCTATGGCGATCTCATGCCGGGCCTGGTCAAACGGTCCTATCGGCGTTATCGCCAGGGTTCGTCGGCGTTTAAGGTCGACTTCGCCATCGAGGGCGGCATTCCGTGGACCAACGCCAACTGTGGGCGGGCCGGCACGGTCCACTTGGGGGGCAGCTTCGCCGAGATCTCAGATACCGAACGTCAACGCGCACAGGGCAAGATGGTGCAGCGCCCCTTCGTGCTCGTGGGGCAGCAGTATCTGGCCGACCCGTCGCGGTCAGCGGACAACCTCAATCCAATATGGGCCTATGCGCACGTTCCGTTCGGCTATACCGGTGATGCCACCGGGGCCGTGGTTGACCAAATCGAGCGATTCGCCCCCGGCTTCCGCGACCGCATCATCGCCACCGTCAGCAAGTCGACGGGCGAACTGCAGTCCTACAACCGCAACTTTATCGGCGGGGACATTATCGGCGGTGCCAACGACCGGCTTCAGGTCGTTCTCCGGCCGCGGGTGGCCATTGACCCCTACCGCATCGGGGTGCCGGGCGTTTACCTGTGTTCGCAGTCGGCTCCGCCGGGTGCCGGCATTCACGGGCTGTGCGGTTACCACGCCGCCGAATCGGCGTTGCGGTGGCTGCGCAAGCGGCGCTGA
- a CDS encoding DUF3556 domain-containing protein gives MGFMSPELPDVDHDSWQTLPRATRLQIVTRHWAEHGFGTPYAVYLLYLIKIGVYVAAPAAIIALTPGLGGLAHIADWWTQPIVYQKVIIFTLLFEVLGFGCGSGPLTGRFMPPIGGFLYWLRPNTIRLPAWPDKVPFTRGDSRALIDVALYAIVLIGGVWALLSPGRGGPVTADGDVGLINPVLLIPTIVALALLGLRDKTIFLAARGEHYWLKLFVFFFPFTDQIAAFKLIMLALWWGAATSKVNHHFPYVVSVMTSNNALLRGRLFNPIKHLLYLDHVNDLRPSWLPKIMAHVGGTTAEFLVPSILVFVAGDQPWRWFLIGFMVIFHLNILSNLPMGVPLEWNVFFIFSLFYLFGHYGSIQATDLRSPLLLVIVLAAVLVVIAGNLFPEKISFLPAMRYYAGNWATSVWCFRAAAEDKIEENVVKSSALVVNQLGKLYDAKTAEIMADKTAAFRAMHTHGRALNGLLPRAVDNEADYKIREGEIVAGPLVGWNFGEGHLHNEQLVEAVQRRCNFADGDVRVIILEGQPIHVQKQWYRIVDAKTGLIEAGYVDVKDMLTRQPWPEPDDEFPVHVTTQRAVPGQP, from the coding sequence TCATGTCACCGGAGCTTCCGGACGTCGATCACGACAGCTGGCAGACCCTGCCACGGGCCACGCGACTGCAAATCGTCACTCGGCACTGGGCGGAGCACGGCTTCGGGACGCCGTATGCGGTGTATCTGCTCTACTTGATCAAGATCGGTGTGTATGTGGCCGCGCCGGCGGCGATCATCGCGTTGACCCCCGGCCTAGGCGGACTGGCCCATATCGCCGACTGGTGGACACAGCCGATCGTGTACCAGAAGGTCATCATCTTCACGCTGCTGTTTGAGGTGTTGGGTTTTGGTTGTGGATCGGGTCCTTTGACCGGGCGGTTCATGCCGCCGATTGGCGGATTTCTTTACTGGTTGCGGCCCAACACAATTCGATTGCCGGCATGGCCGGACAAGGTGCCATTCACCCGCGGGGATTCCCGCGCTCTGATCGATGTCGCTCTTTATGCGATCGTGTTGATCGGCGGGGTTTGGGCGCTGCTGTCGCCAGGGCGTGGTGGACCGGTTACGGCCGATGGCGATGTGGGTCTGATCAACCCGGTCCTGCTCATCCCGACGATCGTCGCCCTGGCGCTGTTGGGCCTACGGGACAAGACAATTTTCCTGGCCGCTCGTGGCGAACACTATTGGTTGAAGCTGTTCGTGTTCTTCTTCCCATTCACCGACCAGATCGCGGCCTTCAAGCTCATCATGCTGGCGTTGTGGTGGGGGGCGGCAACCTCCAAGGTCAACCACCATTTCCCGTACGTGGTCTCGGTGATGACCAGCAATAATGCCCTGCTGCGGGGCAGGCTGTTCAACCCGATCAAGCACCTGCTCTACCTGGATCACGTGAATGATTTGCGCCCGTCCTGGCTGCCGAAGATCATGGCACACGTCGGCGGGACCACCGCGGAATTTCTGGTTCCGTCGATTCTGGTATTTGTCGCCGGTGATCAGCCCTGGCGGTGGTTCCTGATTGGATTCATGGTGATCTTCCACCTCAACATCTTGTCCAACCTCCCCATGGGAGTCCCGCTGGAATGGAATGTGTTCTTCATCTTCTCGCTGTTCTACCTGTTCGGGCACTACGGCTCGATCCAAGCCACCGACCTGCGGTCGCCACTGCTGCTGGTCATCGTGCTCGCCGCGGTGCTTGTCGTGATCGCGGGAAACCTTTTCCCGGAGAAGATTTCGTTCCTGCCGGCGATGCGCTATTACGCCGGGAACTGGGCCACCAGCGTGTGGTGCTTCCGCGCGGCTGCCGAGGACAAGATCGAGGAAAACGTCGTCAAAAGCTCGGCGCTGGTGGTCAATCAATTGGGCAAGCTGTACGACGCCAAGACCGCCGAAATCATGGCCGACAAGACCGCCGCGTTCCGGGCAATGCACACTCACGGCAGGGCGCTCAACGGTCTGTTGCCCCGGGCGGTGGACAACGAAGCCGACTACAAAATCCGAGAGGGCGAGATCGTGGCCGGGCCGTTGGTGGGGTGGAATTTCGGTGAGGGGCACCTGCACAACGAGCAGCTGGTGGAGGCCGTGCAACGGCGATGCAACTTCGCCGACGGGGACGTCCGCGTCATAATCCTGGAAGGTCAGCCGATCCACGTCCAGAAGCAGTGGTATCGCATTGTTGATGCCAAAACCGGGTTGATCGAGGCGGGTTATGTCGATGTCAAGGACATGTTGACGCGACAGCCGTGGCCCGAGCCGGATGACGAGTTCCCCGTTCATGTCACGACCCAACGCGCGGTGCCCGGACAGCCGTGA
- a CDS encoding beta-xylosidase, with protein MTTVFDRFSFKVVACAGLCGAALALSPDAAATPLKTDGYACIQGMAGEGGAPAAGGPAAAGGPAATGGLCKASAPLTDMAGVPMAVPGPAPVLPAGAPLIDLGPAAAAAAPVPIPAGAPVPIPAGAPVPIPAGAPVPIPAGAPVPIPAGAPVPIPAGAPVPIPAGAPVPIPAGAPALVPMPAGVPLIALGPVAAGAPVGAPLPVGAPITEMSGTGKGAPTGPAPAGGPVVGEPVAPGPSGAGGS; from the coding sequence GTGACGACGGTCTTTGATCGGTTCAGCTTCAAAGTAGTGGCCTGCGCCGGGTTGTGCGGGGCTGCCCTGGCGTTGAGCCCGGATGCGGCAGCCACCCCGCTGAAAACCGACGGCTACGCGTGCATCCAGGGGATGGCGGGCGAAGGCGGCGCGCCGGCGGCCGGCGGACCCGCTGCCGCCGGCGGTCCGGCGGCCACCGGCGGGCTATGCAAAGCTAGCGCCCCGCTCACTGACATGGCCGGTGTTCCGATGGCTGTGCCGGGGCCTGCCCCGGTGCTGCCGGCCGGCGCCCCGCTGATCGACCTTGGGCCGGCGGCCGCGGCCGCCGCCCCCGTCCCCATCCCGGCCGGCGCCCCCGTCCCCATCCCGGCCGGCGCCCCCGTCCCCATCCCGGCCGGCGCCCCCGTCCCCATCCCGGCCGGCGCCCCCGTCCCCATCCCGGCCGGCGCCCCCGTCCCCATCCCGGCCGGCGCCCCCGTCCCCATCCCGGCCGGCGCCCCCGTCCCCATCCCGGCCGGCGCCCCGGCATTGGTTCCGATGCCAGCAGGTGTCCCGTTGATCGCTCTTGGGCCGGTGGCGGCGGGAGCCCCGGTGGGTGCGCCGCTACCGGTTGGCGCTCCAATCACGGAGATGTCTGGGACCGGTAAGGGTGCGCCGACTGGCCCGGCCCCGGCCGGCGGGCCGGTGGTCGGTGAGCCGGTTGCGCCCGGTCCTTCCGGCGCGGGCGGAAGCTGA